A region from the Candidatus Tenderia electrophaga genome encodes:
- a CDS encoding NAD-glutamate dehydrogenase gives MSPYKNHERQHIIKRITDLVEERLAPREAEQVQLFALQYYAASAIEDLHQRSIDDLYGAMLAQWRLARQRRPGQVLVRVYNPDFEQHGWQSTHTVFEVVADDMPFLVDSLSMLCVRLELTTHLVIHPVIDVLRDGNGLIQQLLPRVRSGEGQSEAMLHFEVDRQTDDAALALLQTQVEQVLGDVGVVVQDWGPMRAKIEEIIPVVEAQALPVPPQVKQEALAFLRWIANHHFTFVGFRAYDLVQENGQDVLRLVPGSGLGILRESEADGGRASHSFAHIPPPLRKLARQRTLLIITKSTAVSTVHRPVHLDYIGIKRYNGADEVVGEWRFLGLYGSAAYSARPADVPILRRKFDAVMEKAGFAVASHDRKALQHILETFPRDEMFQFTEDELLDVALGILQVRERHKLGLFLRRDLFGRFVTALVYVPRDRYDTHLRQRIQEILMQALDGQGCEFNIQLSESPLARVHFIIRTRPDTDVNYDEAELRALMTEAMVSWQDALLSALHEELGEARATRLFERYGEAFPHAYRDDYPARTAVHDIQRLESINDRQPLAMHLYRPPESGDELLRFKVFGREQATPLSDIMPMLERMGLRVLSARPYQIETRQGDYYWTIEFDMLPAFDVDVEVLTVKDFFQEAFARVCSGEMENDGFNRLVLAAALNWREVVLLRAMCKYLLQTRMPFSQAYMENALASHPDIARQLVALFAARFSPSSQQDAERSVQLTGAISAALGQVANLDEDRILRSFLTLVQAMLRSNYYQRDGRGHPKPYLSFKLDSRELPMLPQPRPMFEIFIYSPRVEGVHLRGGPVARGGLRWSDRREDFRTEILGLMKAQMVKNAVIVPVGAKGGFVPKQLPGTEDRDALQVEVIECYKTFIRGLLDITDNLVDGAVVTPKDVVRHDGDDPYLVVAADKGTASFSDIANGLSQDYGFWLGDAFASGGSAGYDHKKMGITARGAWESVKRHFRELGLDTQTEPFSVAGIGDMAGDVFGNGMLLSPQIKLVAAFNHLHIFIDPAPDPAASFSERQRLFNLSRSSWTDYDAELISDGGGVYSRRAKAIPLSDAARKALGTDATTVTPNELIRIILQAPVDLLWNGGIGTYVKASSEPHSAADDRSNDALRVDAAELRCRVVGEGGNLGFTQSGRVEYALNGGRINTDAIDNSGGVDCSDHEVNIKILLDQVVSGGDMTLKQRNQLLVEMTDEVARLVLKHNYLQSQAISIAAIQAPFLLSDHARFIRRLEKEGRLQRTLEALPDDERIAEREAHEHGLTRPEIAVLIAYSKVRLFEELVASDVTRDPYLSQELIAYFPGPVQQRFVQSMEQHPLKHEIIATRITDNLVNRMGGSFWTRTQETTGDHAADIARAYTVAREVFQIEALWGEIETLDNQVGADTQLHMLIESRRLLDRATLWLLRNRRPPLGIAETIAQFRPAAGAIAEQLTKLLHSDDRKALRERIRPYTGAGVAKPLALRIAGLETWYAALDITAVAADTDVDVMTVAELYFALSSKLELHWLAEQVKRLPRLNPWQRKARTGLLDELNNELRALTLQVLSRTDATDGTEARIKTWSLRNRLAIEHCHNVFAEIRAGGKAELAMLTVAMRELRALSYASGGTE, from the coding sequence ATGTCGCCGTACAAAAATCACGAACGTCAACACATAATCAAGCGTATTACCGACCTGGTTGAAGAGCGGCTGGCGCCCCGCGAGGCCGAGCAGGTCCAGCTGTTCGCCCTGCAATACTATGCCGCCAGCGCCATCGAGGATCTGCACCAGCGCTCCATCGACGATCTATACGGTGCCATGCTGGCGCAATGGCGCTTGGCGCGGCAGCGCCGCCCGGGTCAGGTGCTGGTGCGGGTCTACAATCCCGACTTCGAGCAGCACGGCTGGCAATCCACCCACACCGTCTTCGAGGTGGTGGCCGACGACATGCCGTTTCTGGTGGATTCACTCAGCATGTTGTGCGTGCGTCTGGAGTTGACCACCCATCTGGTGATCCACCCCGTCATCGACGTGCTGCGCGACGGCAACGGATTGATCCAACAGCTGTTGCCGCGGGTGCGCAGCGGCGAGGGACAGAGCGAGGCGATGCTGCATTTTGAAGTCGATCGTCAGACCGATGACGCCGCCCTTGCCCTGTTGCAAACGCAGGTCGAACAGGTGCTCGGCGACGTCGGCGTGGTGGTGCAAGACTGGGGTCCCATGCGCGCCAAGATCGAGGAGATCATCCCCGTGGTTGAGGCCCAGGCCTTGCCGGTGCCGCCGCAGGTGAAGCAGGAGGCGCTCGCCTTTTTGCGCTGGATCGCCAATCACCATTTCACCTTCGTCGGCTTTCGTGCCTATGACCTGGTGCAGGAGAACGGCCAGGATGTGCTGCGCCTGGTGCCCGGTTCCGGCCTCGGCATTCTGCGCGAGAGCGAAGCCGACGGCGGCCGCGCCTCGCACAGCTTCGCCCATATTCCGCCGCCGCTGCGCAAATTGGCGCGCCAACGCACCCTGTTGATTATCACCAAATCCACCGCCGTTTCCACCGTGCATCGTCCCGTGCACCTGGATTACATCGGTATCAAGCGCTACAACGGCGCCGACGAGGTGGTCGGCGAGTGGCGATTTCTCGGCCTCTACGGCTCGGCGGCCTACAGCGCCCGGCCCGCTGACGTTCCGATCTTGCGGCGCAAGTTCGATGCGGTGATGGAAAAGGCTGGCTTTGCCGTGGCCAGCCATGACCGCAAGGCCCTGCAGCACATTTTAGAAACCTTTCCGCGCGACGAGATGTTCCAGTTCACCGAGGACGAACTGTTGGACGTGGCCTTGGGCATCCTGCAGGTGCGTGAGCGTCACAAGCTGGGGTTATTTCTGCGCCGTGACCTGTTCGGCCGCTTTGTCACCGCCTTGGTCTATGTGCCGCGCGATCGCTACGACACCCACCTGCGCCAGCGCATCCAGGAGATCCTGATGCAGGCCCTGGACGGCCAGGGCTGCGAATTCAATATTCAGTTGTCGGAATCGCCGCTGGCACGGGTGCACTTTATTATCCGCACGCGGCCGGACACGGACGTCAATTATGACGAGGCCGAGCTGCGCGCCCTGATGACCGAGGCCATGGTGTCGTGGCAGGACGCGCTGCTGAGCGCGCTGCATGAGGAGCTGGGCGAGGCGCGCGCCACCCGCCTGTTCGAGCGCTACGGCGAGGCCTTTCCCCACGCCTATCGCGACGACTATCCAGCGCGCACGGCGGTGCATGACATCCAGCGGCTGGAAAGCATCAACGATCGCCAGCCCCTGGCCATGCACCTGTACCGCCCGCCCGAAAGCGGGGATGAGCTGCTGCGCTTCAAGGTCTTCGGCCGCGAGCAGGCCACGCCGCTGTCCGACATCATGCCCATGCTGGAACGCATGGGGCTGCGCGTACTGAGCGCCCGCCCCTATCAAATCGAGACCCGCCAGGGAGATTATTACTGGACCATCGAATTCGACATGTTGCCCGCGTTTGATGTCGATGTGGAGGTGCTGACGGTCAAGGATTTTTTCCAGGAGGCCTTCGCCCGCGTCTGCAGCGGCGAGATGGAGAACGACGGCTTCAACCGTCTGGTACTGGCCGCCGCGCTCAACTGGCGCGAAGTGGTGCTGCTGCGCGCCATGTGTAAATACCTGTTGCAGACGCGCATGCCCTTCAGTCAGGCCTATATGGAAAACGCCCTGGCCAGCCATCCCGACATCGCCCGTCAGCTGGTGGCCCTGTTTGCGGCGCGCTTCTCGCCGAGCTCGCAACAGGACGCTGAACGCAGCGTACAACTGACGGGTGCCATCAGCGCGGCCCTGGGTCAGGTGGCCAATTTGGATGAAGACCGCATCCTGCGCAGCTTTCTGACCCTGGTGCAGGCCATGCTGCGCAGCAACTATTATCAGCGCGACGGGCGCGGCCATCCCAAGCCCTATCTGTCCTTCAAGCTCGACTCGCGCGAATTACCCATGCTGCCCCAGCCACGCCCCATGTTCGAGATATTCATTTATTCCCCGCGGGTCGAAGGCGTGCATCTGCGCGGCGGCCCGGTGGCGCGCGGTGGGCTGCGCTGGTCCGACCGGCGCGAGGATTTTCGCACTGAGATTCTCGGCCTGATGAAGGCGCAGATGGTCAAGAACGCCGTCATCGTGCCGGTCGGGGCCAAGGGCGGTTTCGTGCCCAAGCAACTGCCCGGCACTGAGGACCGCGACGCGCTGCAGGTCGAGGTGATCGAGTGTTACAAGACCTTCATCCGCGGCCTGCTGGACATCACCGACAACCTGGTGGACGGCGCAGTGGTCACGCCCAAGGACGTGGTGCGCCACGACGGTGACGACCCCTACCTGGTGGTGGCGGCGGACAAGGGCACGGCGAGCTTTTCCGACATCGCCAACGGGCTGTCGCAGGACTACGGTTTCTGGCTTGGGGACGCCTTCGCCTCGGGGGGCTCGGCCGGCTACGATCACAAAAAGATGGGCATCACCGCGCGCGGCGCTTGGGAGTCGGTCAAACGCCACTTCCGCGAACTCGGCCTCGACACCCAGACCGAACCGTTCAGCGTGGCCGGTATCGGCGACATGGCCGGTGACGTGTTCGGCAACGGCATGCTGCTGTCGCCACAGATCAAACTGGTCGCCGCCTTTAATCATCTGCATATCTTCATTGACCCGGCCCCCGATCCGGCCGCCAGCTTCAGCGAGCGCCAGCGCCTGTTCAATCTGTCGCGCTCGAGCTGGACCGACTATGACGCCGAGTTGATCTCGGACGGCGGCGGCGTCTACTCGCGGCGCGCCAAGGCCATCCCGCTGAGCGATGCGGCGCGCAAGGCCTTGGGCACCGATGCCACCACGGTCACCCCGAACGAATTGATACGCATCATCCTTCAGGCCCCCGTGGATCTGCTTTGGAACGGCGGCATCGGCACCTATGTCAAGGCCTCCTCCGAGCCCCACAGCGCCGCCGACGATCGCAGCAATGACGCGCTGCGCGTCGATGCCGCCGAACTGCGCTGCCGCGTGGTGGGCGAGGGCGGCAACCTGGGGTTTACCCAGTCGGGGCGGGTCGAGTACGCCCTCAACGGCGGCCGGATCAACACCGACGCCATCGACAATTCCGGCGGCGTGGATTGTTCCGACCATGAGGTGAATATCAAGATCCTGCTGGATCAAGTGGTCAGCGGCGGCGACATGACGCTCAAGCAGCGTAATCAGTTGCTGGTGGAGATGACCGACGAAGTGGCCCGCCTGGTGTTGAAACACAATTATCTGCAGTCCCAGGCCATCAGCATCGCCGCCATCCAGGCGCCCTTTCTACTCAGCGATCACGCCCGTTTCATACGGCGCCTGGAAAAAGAGGGACGCCTGCAGCGCACGCTTGAGGCGCTCCCTGATGACGAGCGCATCGCCGAGCGCGAGGCCCATGAGCACGGCCTGACGCGGCCGGAGATCGCGGTGTTGATCGCCTACAGCAAGGTCCGCCTGTTCGAGGAATTGGTCGCCTCCGATGTCACTCGCGACCCCTATCTGTCGCAGGAACTGATCGCCTATTTCCCCGGCCCGGTGCAGCAGCGTTTTGTGCAATCGATGGAACAGCATCCCTTGAAGCACGAAATCATCGCCACCCGCATCACCGACAACCTGGTGAACCGTATGGGCGGCAGCTTCTGGACGCGCACCCAGGAGACCACCGGCGACCATGCCGCCGACATCGCCCGCGCCTACACCGTGGCGCGCGAGGTGTTTCAGATCGAAGCGCTGTGGGGCGAGATCGAGACCCTGGATAACCAGGTCGGCGCCGATACCCAGTTGCATATGCTGATCGAGAGCCGCCGCCTGTTGGATCGCGCCACGCTCTGGCTGCTGCGCAACCGCCGACCGCCGCTGGGCATTGCCGAGACCATCGCCCAATTCCGGCCCGCCGCCGGCGCCATCGCCGAGCAACTCACCAAGCTTTTGCACAGCGATGACCGCAAGGCCCTGCGCGAACGCATACGGCCCTATACCGGCGCCGGCGTCGCCAAACCCCTGGCCCTGCGCATCGCCGGTCTGGAGACCTGGTATGCCGCCTTGGACATCACCGCAGTGGCCGCCGACACCGACGTCGATGTGATGACGGTGGCCGAGTTGTACTTCGCCCTGTCCAGCAAACTGGAGCTGCACTGGCTGGCAGAACAGGTCAAACGCCTGCCGCGCCTCAACCCCTGGCAGCGCAAGGCCCGCACCGGTCTGTTGGACGAATTGAACAACGAACTGCGTGCCCTGACGCTGCAGGTGTTGAGCCGCACCGACGCTACGGATGGCACGGAGGCGCGTATCAAGACTTGGTCGCTGCGCAACCGCCTGGCTATCGAGCACTGCCATAACGTGTTTGCCGAGATAAGGGCCGGTGGCAAGGCCGAACTGGCCATGCTCACTGTCGCCATGCGCGAGTTGCGGGCCTTGAGTTACGCCAGTGGCGGTACGGAGTAG
- a CDS encoding heptaprenyl diphosphate synthase encodes MKLHIQTTRDDQRIAWLTALAITIHIAESALPAPIPGVKPGLANIITIICLIHYGWRIAAWVAILRVLVGSILIGTFLSPTFALSLSGAVAAVAVLGLASRLPLQLGPVGYSLLAAMAHMAAQFYTAYALFIPHQGLFHLLPILMTIAVALGIGSGIIAQHMINRIRQVET; translated from the coding sequence ATGAAGCTTCACATCCAGACCACCCGCGACGACCAGCGCATCGCCTGGCTCACCGCCCTGGCGATCACCATCCATATCGCCGAGAGCGCCCTGCCGGCGCCCATTCCGGGCGTTAAACCGGGGCTGGCGAATATCATCACCATCATCTGCCTGATCCACTACGGCTGGCGCATCGCCGCCTGGGTGGCGATCCTGCGGGTGCTGGTGGGCTCGATCCTGATCGGCACCTTCCTGTCGCCCACCTTCGCCCTCAGCCTGAGCGGCGCCGTGGCCGCCGTGGCGGTGCTGGGGCTGGCCAGCCGTCTGCCGCTGCAACTGGGACCGGTGGGCTACAGCCTGCTGGCGGCCATGGCGCACATGGCGGCGCAGTTTTATACCGCTTACGCATTGTTCATTCCGCATCAAGGATTATTCCATTTGCTGCCGATACTAATGACAATCGCCGTTGCCTTGGGCATCGGCAGTGGCATAATCGCACAGCATATGATCAATAGAATCAGACAGGTAGAGACATGA
- a CDS encoding glutathione synthetase, translating into MAIKLGVLMDPIAAIKPQKDSTLAMLLAAQQRGWQLHYLRQEDLSLRDGHIQAALRRVEVRDDAQNWYTLGEAADTRLTELDVILMRKDPPLDMQYIHTTYLLELAEAAGVLVVNKPQTLRDANEKLFTAWFPQCCPATLVSRDLAQLRSFLGEHGDIIIKPLEGMGGVSIFRLKTGDPNISVALEMLTGNGRQYIMAQRFIPEISAGDKRILLVDGEPVPYALARIPASGETRGNLAAGGRGKGIALSERDRWICAQVGPTLKQKGLLFVGLDVIGDYLTEINVTSPTCIRELDAQYGLDIAGELMDCIEAKLNS; encoded by the coding sequence ATGGCCATCAAACTCGGCGTGCTGATGGACCCCATCGCGGCCATCAAGCCGCAAAAGGACAGCACCCTGGCCATGCTGCTGGCGGCGCAACAGCGCGGCTGGCAGTTGCACTACCTGCGCCAGGAGGACCTCTCGCTGCGCGACGGCCACATCCAGGCCGCCCTGCGCCGCGTCGAGGTGCGCGACGATGCGCAGAATTGGTACACGCTGGGCGAGGCGGCCGACACCCGGCTGACCGAGCTGGACGTGATCCTGATGCGCAAGGACCCGCCGCTGGACATGCAGTACATCCACACCACCTATCTGCTGGAACTGGCCGAGGCCGCCGGCGTACTGGTGGTGAACAAGCCCCAGACCCTGCGCGACGCCAACGAAAAGCTGTTCACCGCCTGGTTCCCGCAGTGCTGCCCGGCCACCCTGGTGAGCCGCGACCTGGCCCAACTGCGCAGCTTTCTGGGCGAACACGGCGACATCATTATCAAACCACTGGAGGGCATGGGCGGCGTCTCCATCTTCCGTCTCAAAACCGGTGATCCCAATATCAGCGTGGCCCTGGAGATGCTCACCGGCAACGGCCGCCAGTACATCATGGCACAGCGCTTCATCCCCGAGATCAGTGCCGGCGACAAGCGCATCCTGCTGGTGGACGGCGAACCCGTGCCCTATGCCCTGGCGCGCATCCCGGCCTCAGGTGAGACGCGCGGCAACCTGGCCGCCGGCGGGCGCGGCAAGGGCATAGCCCTGAGCGAACGCGATCGTTGGATCTGCGCCCAGGTGGGCCCGACCCTGAAACAAAAGGGCTTATTGTTCGTCGGCCTGGACGTGATCGGCGACTATCTCACCGAGATCAATGTCACCAGCCCCACCTGCATCCGCGAACTGGATGCCCAGTACGGGCTGGATATCGCCGGGGAACTGATGGACTGTATTGAGGCCAAACTTAATTCTTAG
- a CDS encoding transcriptional regulator, translated as MKNLNFSPLKKLEIILSGEHQGLATDLLDRAGVKGYTIINNLSGKGSHGFHEGHLMFNEDDVLIMIIAAVPEELVKPILEGLAPFYNEHSGVVFISDIQVTRLVKFRD; from the coding sequence ATGAAGAACCTCAATTTCAGCCCGCTGAAAAAACTCGAAATCATCCTCAGCGGCGAACACCAGGGCCTGGCCACCGACTTACTCGACCGCGCCGGGGTCAAAGGCTACACCATCATCAACAACCTGTCGGGCAAGGGCAGTCACGGTTTCCACGAAGGTCATCTGATGTTCAACGAGGATGATGTGTTGATCATGATCATCGCCGCCGTCCCGGAAGAACTGGTCAAGCCCATCCTGGAAGGGCTGGCGCCTTTCTATAACGAACACTCGGGGGTGGTGTTCATTTCCGACATCCAGGTGACGCGGCTGGTGAAGTTTCGCGACTAA
- a CDS encoding thiamine biosynthesis protein ApbE, which produces MFRHLLLPLLLLLTLSACEQRPPVHQQQVLALGTLVDISLYDVDEEQAAQAVTAITNEMEAVHHDWHAWQPGELTYINQRLAQGESVSLDAEQQRLIQAGIALARASDDLFNPAVGALIALWGFHSDARPDAAPPNEDDITALVQAAPKMSRLQLEGGRLSSPNPAVMIDVGGYAKGYAVDRAIAALRRMGIDNAIVNAGGDLRAIGSKGGTAWRIGIRHPRQAGVLASLETRGDESVFTSGDYERYFEYQGQRYHHIIDPRSGRPARGAASVTIVHSDATTADAAATAVFIAGPKHWRETARQMGIDKAMLVDEAGTVHMTEAMAERVHFEVDPPPRTEIVP; this is translated from the coding sequence ATTTTCAGGCACCTACTCCTCCCCCTCCTCCTACTACTAACCCTCAGCGCCTGCGAGCAACGCCCCCCGGTCCATCAACAACAGGTCCTGGCCCTGGGCACCCTGGTGGACATCTCCCTCTACGACGTGGACGAGGAACAGGCGGCCCAGGCCGTCACCGCGATCACCAATGAAATGGAGGCCGTCCATCACGACTGGCACGCCTGGCAACCGGGCGAGCTGACCTACATTAACCAACGCCTGGCGCAGGGCGAGAGTGTCAGTCTGGACGCCGAACAACAGCGCCTGATCCAGGCCGGGATCGCGCTGGCCCGTGCCAGCGACGACCTGTTCAACCCGGCGGTGGGCGCGCTGATCGCCCTGTGGGGCTTTCACAGCGACGCGCGCCCCGACGCCGCGCCGCCGAACGAGGACGACATCACCGCCCTGGTGCAGGCCGCGCCCAAGATGAGCCGGCTGCAGCTGGAGGGCGGCCGCCTCAGCAGCCCCAATCCCGCCGTCATGATCGACGTGGGCGGCTATGCCAAGGGCTACGCCGTGGACCGGGCCATCGCTGCGCTGCGCCGCATGGGCATCGACAATGCCATCGTCAACGCCGGCGGCGATCTGCGCGCCATCGGCAGCAAGGGCGGCACAGCGTGGCGCATCGGCATCCGCCATCCGCGCCAAGCCGGGGTACTGGCCTCGCTCGAGACCCGGGGCGACGAAAGCGTCTTCACCTCGGGGGATTACGAGCGCTATTTCGAATATCAGGGCCAACGTTATCACCACATCATCGACCCGCGCAGCGGCCGTCCGGCACGCGGCGCCGCGTCGGTCACCATCGTCCATTCCGACGCCACCACTGCCGACGCCGCCGCCACCGCCGTGTTCATCGCCGGGCCCAAGCACTGGCGCGAAACCGCCCGGCAGATGGGCATCGACAAGGCAATGCTGGTGGACGAGGCAGGCACGGTGCACATGACCGAGGCCATGGCCGAGCGCGTTCACTTCGAAGTCGATCCGCCGCCGCGCACGGAAATCGTCCCATGA
- a CDS encoding oxidoreductase encodes MEKIILLIPTLPLLAALLTYLLARRLGRQVVRISVIGTLLAFVAAAVALWLTLSGHAAHTVALHDTWLTLLHDPLSSLMALVIAGISLIVHIFSLRYMAEEPGYVRFFVLLGLMTATLLIMVAAGDLLTLLIAWHLVGVLLYFLLGHNTRDASAFRYAFWTKITYRIGDLPLLIAAVLLYQAYGTWSLPLIFEQISAAPDAHQVLGMPLADAVAGLIALAAFARSAQFLLHTWLPYTMAGPTPVSALMHAGIVNAGGFLINRFAPIFVHSSDVLHWVFIMGLFTAVIGSVLMLTQNDIKKSLGYSTMGQMGFMIMECGIGAFSLAIYHLIAHGLFKGTLFLGSGGVINAARKDDGVPKEDLYTFVVERRLARQRLPWLLMAAITLAVPIIILVTAHWLVAQDYFQKQSAIVLLFFGWITGAQLIFATYRMRRQNLRRLVILSICSFAVVVLGYVLISHAFDLFLYPDPAFREQLYAAADIDLFWFDVLMVLVSLVIIFGWGLAYFTDRNGNRKGKFAGRLWLSFYALISREFYISDLYARLSRSLLSIAGRLNLWLRWI; translated from the coding sequence ATGGAAAAGATCATCCTACTGATACCCACACTACCGCTGCTCGCGGCGCTGTTGACCTATCTGCTGGCGCGCCGTTTGGGTCGGCAGGTAGTACGCATCAGTGTGATCGGTACATTGCTCGCCTTCGTCGCCGCCGCGGTCGCACTCTGGCTGACACTGAGCGGGCACGCTGCGCATACAGTCGCCCTGCACGATACCTGGTTAACATTGCTGCACGATCCGCTCAGCAGCCTGATGGCGCTGGTGATTGCCGGCATCAGCCTGATCGTGCACATCTTCTCGCTACGTTACATGGCGGAAGAACCGGGCTACGTGCGCTTTTTCGTACTGCTCGGTCTCATGACCGCCACCCTGCTGATCATGGTGGCCGCCGGCGATCTGCTCACCCTGCTCATCGCCTGGCACCTGGTGGGCGTGTTGCTCTACTTTCTGCTGGGTCATAACACCCGTGATGCCTCGGCCTTTCGTTATGCCTTCTGGACCAAGATCACTTACCGCATCGGCGACCTGCCGCTGCTTATCGCCGCCGTGCTGCTGTATCAGGCCTATGGCACCTGGTCACTGCCGCTCATCTTCGAACAGATCAGCGCCGCGCCGGACGCGCACCAAGTACTGGGCATGCCGCTGGCGGATGCAGTCGCGGGGCTGATCGCCCTGGCCGCCTTCGCCCGCTCGGCGCAGTTTCTGTTGCACACTTGGCTGCCCTACACCATGGCCGGGCCGACACCGGTTTCGGCCCTGATGCATGCCGGCATCGTCAATGCCGGCGGCTTCCTGATCAACCGCTTCGCACCAATCTTCGTACACAGCTCCGACGTGTTGCACTGGGTATTCATCATGGGCCTGTTCACCGCGGTGATCGGTTCGGTATTGATGCTCACCCAGAACGACATCAAGAAATCCTTGGGCTATTCCACCATGGGGCAAATGGGCTTCATGATCATGGAGTGCGGCATCGGCGCCTTCTCGCTGGCCATCTATCACCTCATCGCCCACGGCCTGTTCAAGGGCACACTGTTTCTCGGCTCGGGCGGCGTCATCAACGCCGCGCGCAAGGACGACGGCGTACCCAAGGAGGATTTGTATACCTTCGTGGTGGAACGCCGCCTGGCACGTCAACGCCTGCCCTGGTTGCTGATGGCCGCGATCACTCTGGCCGTGCCCATCATCATCCTGGTCACGGCGCACTGGCTGGTAGCCCAGGATTATTTTCAGAAGCAAAGCGCCATCGTGCTGCTGTTCTTCGGCTGGATCACCGGGGCGCAACTGATTTTCGCCACCTACCGGATGCGCAGACAGAATCTGCGCCGCCTGGTGATCCTGAGCATTTGCTCCTTTGCCGTGGTGGTCCTCGGCTATGTATTAATCAGCCATGCCTTCGATCTGTTCCTCTATCCCGACCCGGCCTTCCGTGAACAGCTATATGCCGCGGCGGACATCGATCTGTTCTGGTTTGACGTGCTGATGGTGCTGGTTTCGCTGGTGATCATCTTCGGTTGGGGGCTCGCCTACTTCACCGATCGCAACGGCAATCGCAAGGGCAAATTCGCCGGCCGGCTGTGGCTGAGCTTCTATGCCCTGATCTCGCGCGAATTCTATATCAGCGATCTATATGCCCGCCTGAGCCGCAGCCTGCTTTCAATCGCGGGACGGCTCAATCTCTGGTTGAGGTGGATCTGA
- a CDS encoding dihydroorotase (Catalyzes the reversible hydrolysis of the amide bond within dihydroorotate. This metabolic intermediate is required for the biosynthesis of pyrimidine nucleotides) translates to MRILIKNGRVIDPANRLDRVTNVYIAGGRIEAVADSLEGFEAERTIDAQGRLVLPGLVDLAARLREPGFEHKGTIASETRAAAAAGITSLVTPPDTDPVIDTPAVAKLIRKTAQLAGYCHVYSIGAATQKLGGEHISEMGALKAAGCVGVGNALTPFKNPLVEKRVMEYAATFDLTLFLFSEDPSLRHNGCVHEGAISTRLGLPGIPEAAETVAVARNLALVADTGVRAHFSQISTAKALQMIARAQYDGLPVSVDVAAHHLFLTDMDIGEFDSQCHVRPPLRHQRDLQGLREGVRKGTVGVICSDHQPHEADAKLRPFRETASGISGLETLLPLTLRLAEENRMELLDAIARVTTAPAKIIGIEAGNLSPGASADVTVVDPEQYWRVTPANLLSRGHNTPFRDWDMKGRVSHTLLAGELVFSRT, encoded by the coding sequence ATGCGCATCCTGATCAAGAACGGTCGTGTCATCGATCCGGCCAACCGCCTCGACCGTGTCACCAACGTCTACATCGCCGGCGGCCGGATTGAGGCCGTGGCCGACAGTCTGGAAGGTTTCGAGGCCGAACGCACCATCGACGCCCAGGGGCGACTGGTATTGCCCGGCCTGGTCGACCTGGCGGCGCGCTTGCGCGAACCGGGCTTCGAGCACAAAGGCACCATCGCCTCCGAGACCCGCGCCGCCGCCGCGGCCGGCATCACCTCCCTGGTGACACCGCCGGACACCGACCCGGTCATCGACACCCCGGCGGTGGCCAAGCTGATCCGCAAGACCGCCCAGTTGGCGGGCTATTGCCATGTCTACAGCATCGGCGCCGCCACACAAAAATTGGGCGGCGAACATATCAGCGAAATGGGCGCCCTCAAGGCCGCCGGCTGCGTCGGCGTGGGCAATGCCCTGACGCCGTTTAAGAACCCCCTGGTGGAAAAGCGGGTCATGGAATACGCCGCCACCTTCGATCTGACCCTGTTCCTGTTCTCCGAGGACCCCAGCCTGCGTCACAATGGCTGTGTCCACGAGGGCGCCATCAGCACGCGCCTGGGCCTGCCCGGCATCCCGGAGGCGGCCGAGACCGTTGCGGTGGCGCGCAACTTGGCGCTGGTGGCCGACACCGGCGTGCGTGCCCACTTCAGCCAGATCTCCACCGCCAAGGCGCTGCAGATGATCGCCCGGGCCCAGTACGACGGCCTGCCGGTGAGCGTGGACGTGGCCGCCCACCATCTGTTCCTCACCGACATGGACATCGGCGAATTCGACAGCCAGTGCCATGTGCGCCCACCGCTACGCCATCAGCGCGATCTACAGGGCCTGCGCGAAGGGGTGCGCAAGGGCACCGTCGGCGTCATCTGTTCCGATCACCAGCCCCACGAGGCCGACGCCAAGCTACGCCCGTTCCGCGAGACCGCCTCCGGCATCTCGGGGCTGGAGACCCTGCTGCCGCTGACCCTGCGCCTGGCCGAGGAGAACCGCATGGAACTCCTGGACGCCATCGCCCGGGTTACCACGGCGCCGGCCAAAATCATCGGCATCGAGGCCGGTAACCTCAGCCCCGGCGCCAGCGCCGACGTCACCGTGGTCGACCCCGAGCAGTACTGGCGCGTGACACCGGCAAACCTGCTCAGCCGCGGCCACAACACCCCGTTTCGCGACTGGGATATGAAAGGACGGGTCAGTCACACCTTGCTGGCGGGGGAATTGGTGTTCAGCCGCACATAA